The DNA window TACGGGAAACCGGATGGCTGTCGCGACAACAGGCGACAGAAGACGCTGTTAATATAACTCGTATCTGTGCGGAATTTCTTATGAAGAATCAATCTTAGACCTGTGCATCCTTGATCAGATCTTCAAATGTCACATGAAAAATCTGGCAGAATGCAAGAATCTCGATATCTGTGACATAACGCTGATTTGTTTCAATCCGCGTGATCACGTTCCGGTCGATATCGTATCCGATCAGTTGCAGTTCTCTTGCCAGATCCCGCTGGGAAAGTTCCCGGTTCTGGCGAAGACGCATCAGATTCTTGCCAATCATATTTTTGTTTCCGTTCGATGTTCTTGGTTTTGGCATGGCAGGATAAGCTCCTTTTTCTTTGGTAAAATAAAATTGTCTCATTTTCTGAGTTCTTCCATAATTTTACAAAACTTAGGGAATTCGCATGGTTGTAAAAATGAGACAAAACGGGCAGAAAAAGAAAAGGGATGACATTTTGCCGGAGGCTGTATATAATGGAAGAAGCGACAGCGAGACGGAAAGAAAAAGATACAAGGAGAAACAAAATGAAAGCATATGATTATGTTATCGTAGGAGCCGGTCTGTACGGCGCCGTATTTGCCCGGGAAGCGGTAAAAAAAGGGAAAAAGGTGCTGGTAATCGACAAACGCCCAAACATCGCAGGAAATGTGTATACAGAGCAGATCGAAGGGATTCATGTACATAAATACGGTGCGCATATTTTCCACACCAACAACAAAAAAGTGTGGGACTATGTGACATCTTTTGCGGAGTTTAACCGCTTTACGAACTCCCCGGTGGCAAATTACAAGGGTGAGCTGTACAGCCTGCCGTTTAATATGTATACCTTCAATAAGATGTGGGGTGTGGTGACACCGGAAGAGGCAGCAGCCAAGATCGAAGAACAGAGACAGGCAGCAGGCATCACCGAGCCGAAGAATCTGGAAGAGCAGGCAATCTCTCTGGTTGGAACGGATATTTATGAGAAACTGATCAAGGGTTACACACAGAAACAGTGGGGACGTCCGTGTACGGAGCTTCCGTCATTTATCATCCGCCGTCTGCCGGTACGTCTGACCTTTGATAACAACTATTTCAATGCATTATATCAGGGAATTCCGGTAGGTGGTTACACAAAGATGGTTGCCAACATGCTTGATGGCATTGAGGTAGAACTTGGCGTGGATTATCTGGAGAAGAAAGAGTATTATGACAGTCTGGGAGAAAAGATCGTATATACCGGACCGATTGATGCGTATTTTGCATATACACTGGGTACGCTGGAATACCGTTCGGTGCGATTCGAGACAGAAGTACTGGACAAACCGAATTTCCAGGGAAATGCAGCGGTGAATTATACAGACGCAGAGACTCCGTGGACACGAATCATCGAGCATAAATGGTTTGAGTTCGGAAAAGATGAGAACGGTCAGGATCTTCCGAAAACAGTCATCAGCCGCGAATACAGCTCCGAGTGGAAACCGGGCGATGAACCTTATTATCCGGTCAATGATGAAAAGAACGGAAAACTCTATGAAGAATATAAAAAACTTGCTGAGAAAGAAACTGATGTGATTTTCGGCGGCAGACTGGGTGAATATAAGTATTATGATATGGATGCGGTGATTGCAGCGGCACTGGATATGAGTGAGAGAGAGCTGGGATAATTGTTTTCGGATTATGACAGATATTTAAGAAAATTCAATTGTGATTTACCAGGATGGTAAGAAAAGCAAATCCAGTATGTTGTAGACTGGGGCTGTCAATGAGGCATTATGTATAAATATCTGAGGAAAACTAAAAACAGTGTAGTACAATGTTTGATTTCAAACCGTACTACACTGTTTTTAGTTAAACAATATATCATTTGCGTTGATAATCAGACACACTCTAGAACTCAATCTCCTTCAGATACCGTGCCACAGCATCTTGCCAGGTAGGAAGCGGCTCGAATCCGTTTTCTACCAGTTTGGATTTGTCCAGACGGCTGTTGAACGGGCGTTTTGCTTTGGATACGCCGTATTCCGCGGTGGTAACCGGAGCAACGGATACACGGTCTTCGGAATATTCCTCGCGTCCCATAGCGACAGCCTGACGGAAGATTTCTTTTGTGAAATCGAACCAGCTGATATAGCCGCCCTCGTTGGTTGCGTGATAGTAACCGTATTTGTCTGTCTCGATCATATCAACCAGCAGTCTTGCCAGATCGTAGGTATAAGTAGGAGTACCGATCTGATCGGAAACAACGGTCAGTTTGTCGTGCGTTTTTGCCACATTCAGCATGGTTTTGATAAAGTTCTTTCCGTTTTTACCGAATACCCATGCGATACGAACGATAAAATATTTATCCAGAGTGGAAGATACGGCAAGTTCTCCGTCCAGTTTGGTCTGGCCGTATACATTTAGCGGTTTGTAATCTTTGCAGTCCGGCTGCCACGGTTCGGTTCCCTGTCCGTCAAATACATAGTCGGTGGAAATATAAACCATTTTCGCATCCAGTTCTTTGCAGACAGAAGCGATATTCGCAGTTCCATCTACGTTGATAGCTTTTACTTTTGCCTGTTTGTCTTCGTCCTCAGCCAGATCGACAGCAGTCCATGCAGCACAGTGAACGACAACATCCGGTTTGATCTCGGTAAGCGTCTTACAAACAGCTTCTTTATCTGTGATATCCATGGCAACGTAAGGCATGGTTGTTACCGGACTTTCGTCTTGTACACCGCTGTAGGAAGGAGCGATATCGCTTCCGATTCCTTCATAACCTCTTTTTGCCAGCTCATTCATCACATCGTGTCCCAGCTGTCCGGCAACACCTGTTACAAATACTTTCATATTGTTCTCTCCATAATTCATC is part of the Blautia faecicola genome and encodes:
- a CDS encoding helix-turn-helix domain-containing protein is translated as MPKPRTSNGNKNMIGKNLMRLRQNRELSQRDLARELQLIGYDIDRNVITRIETNQRYVTDIEILAFCQIFHVTFEDLIKDAQV
- the glf gene encoding UDP-galactopyranose mutase, coding for MKAYDYVIVGAGLYGAVFAREAVKKGKKVLVIDKRPNIAGNVYTEQIEGIHVHKYGAHIFHTNNKKVWDYVTSFAEFNRFTNSPVANYKGELYSLPFNMYTFNKMWGVVTPEEAAAKIEEQRQAAGITEPKNLEEQAISLVGTDIYEKLIKGYTQKQWGRPCTELPSFIIRRLPVRLTFDNNYFNALYQGIPVGGYTKMVANMLDGIEVELGVDYLEKKEYYDSLGEKIVYTGPIDAYFAYTLGTLEYRSVRFETEVLDKPNFQGNAAVNYTDAETPWTRIIEHKWFEFGKDENGQDLPKTVISREYSSEWKPGDEPYYPVNDEKNGKLYEEYKKLAEKETDVIFGGRLGEYKYYDMDAVIAAALDMSERELG
- the rfbD gene encoding dTDP-4-dehydrorhamnose reductase, which translates into the protein MKVFVTGVAGQLGHDVMNELAKRGYEGIGSDIAPSYSGVQDESPVTTMPYVAMDITDKEAVCKTLTEIKPDVVVHCAAWTAVDLAEDEDKQAKVKAINVDGTANIASVCKELDAKMVYISTDYVFDGQGTEPWQPDCKDYKPLNVYGQTKLDGELAVSSTLDKYFIVRIAWVFGKNGKNFIKTMLNVAKTHDKLTVVSDQIGTPTYTYDLARLLVDMIETDKYGYYHATNEGGYISWFDFTKEIFRQAVAMGREEYSEDRVSVAPVTTAEYGVSKAKRPFNSRLDKSKLVENGFEPLPTWQDAVARYLKEIEF